Part of the Nothobranchius furzeri strain GRZ-AD chromosome 2, NfurGRZ-RIMD1, whole genome shotgun sequence genome, AGGTGCTCGGGCCAATATTATTAAAGTTGAAACATGACCAGGTTTAATTACAATCTTGCAAGATATGATTATAAATACTTCCATTCTCTCAGAGTCATTGATCTGATTAGTGGATGAGGCCGTGATGTCAGCAGGGTTTGCGAGTCAAGATGTCCAGTGCTTTGGCATGAACGGCCTGATAAAGCAGGGTGAAGCTGGAGGGGCTCAGGTGGCCATTGCCCTGGGCATCGACATTTCCCATCAGCACATAGTTCCGACCTGATCAGGAGACAGATCGACAAAACATGCCATGATTAGCCACACAAGAACATATTATTTATTAGGACCAAAAACTCTTGGAAATTGCTAGATGATAACTAGTGATACAAAAGACAGAATATGTGGCTTTTTTTCTACAAGATCTGATTCAAGggcatcagctcctctaaatccgagacaatggttttgagtcagaaaagggtagaatgccttcttcaggtcagggatgaggtcctgcctcaagtggaagagttaaaggatctcagggtcttgttcacgagtgagaggaAAACTAGAGCATGAGGTTGATTTGTGCTATGTctttcagctggccagggaacgccttatgattcccctggaggagctggcccaagtggctggaaagAGGGAAGTCCGGGCCTTACTGCTTAGGGTACTGCCTCcacaacccgaccccggataaagcagactataatggatggatggatgaatggatgattcgAGGACAATTAATGCAATCATAATATAACCTACAGTCTGTCACTATTGGAATGACCTACCTTACTGTAAATCAGTCGTACtaaattccgggcctggagggccggtatccagaatgttttagttttaatcctgcttcaacacacctgatttcaatcaacaggtgattaacaggcttctgcagagcctgatgagctgctgcacaggtgattcaaccactgaatcaagtgtgttggagcaaagaaaccactaaaacgtgctggatattggccctccaggagcaggATTAAGACCTACTGCTCTAGATAATACCCTACACATCTTAATCAAACATGGCTTGACTCAGCAAAGTTCTAAAGCATACTTCAGTTTCATGACTAATTTGATTCTGCTATTCATCACTAGCCCTTTTTCCACTAAAGCTTATTTAGAATGGCCGAACTCGGCCTGGCAAAATTCTACGGTTTTTCCCACTAGTAAGGAGTTTGTGGTTACCACCTCCTTTTTTCAGTACCAACTTCAATGTGGTTCCAAGCATTCTGAGCTGGGCTGAAAACGTGACATCAGAAGATTGGAATTCACTGATTGGCTAGGAGGTGAAGTCACTAACACTCTCTTGCTCCATTCTGTCCTCAGCCTTTTCAGGGTCTACGCCTTTTCAGAGTCTAACAAAATCCAACATCGCTAGCTTTTCCTCGATTGTTGCTTGGTGTTGTGTTCATGTGTCGTCTACAAATCCCCTCGCAGTTCAATGGAAAACAACCCAAACTGTGAAGAATAGTGTTGAGTCAATTTGAGCCACGCTTAGGCACTAGTAGAAAAGGGGCAATACTCACCGAACAGAGGTTTTTGCTGCTCTTTTCACTGAGAGTCTGCTGTATTCTCACAACAATCTATGCATCGCAAATGCGATGTACATGACATGATAAACCTACCACATAGACCCACAATTTCAGGCCTCATCTTTGCACAGCTGTCAAGAGCCACGCCAGGATCCAGCTATGAGCTAGAAGATCATGCCACGTTAGCATGATGCTAGCGCATAATTGGGTCACAGCTTAGATGTGAGGTCAGCATAGCCAGTCTCTTTACAACCAAGCCATGTTGACTCATACCACCACAGCGCTTCCCCATGTTCTATCCAGGACTCCGACCCTAACCCTGATGATAAACCACTTTGACATTATATTAACTCAAAACCACAAAACTCCTATCATGATCTATTACAGAAAACAGTGCTCAACTGTGCTCATAGTTCACTCCTGAAGACCTCACCAACCCCAACCAGACTATTGACATCATGGTTGGCCCGAAGGAGAACATAAACAGACACTCTGAAAGCATTTTCCAGTTTCATAAAGAATAGTGCTAATTATTTTATATAAAAAGCATTTTATCTTAGGCAGGGATGAATATTGTACCTTTGATCAATCCAGGGCATCTCTTGCATGTGGAGGCCAGCGTGACTGACTTGATGGGTCCTGACTTGGTGACATTGAGATGTCCTGTCTTATAGGCCCTGATCAGGGACACCTCCAAAGTCGctgagccacttggaccagcagtCAGGGATATAATCTTTCCAGTAATCACTGAAAGAGTAACAGAATTGTTAAATGGAAAACTGAATACACCACGGAGATAGTTATGGTCACTGTGTAATATTTGAGGATTACGTTGAGAATGAAAAGGTAAGACCAAATTGGGGTTTTCcaatgtgttatttatttatttgtttttcaaagaaaaaaaaatgtggcTCACCAAAGTCATGAGGGCAGAAATTGGACTGGAGTGTCCCTGTCCTCTTACAGGGTTGTGTACACAGTGGATTAAGTGGTAAAGCTGCTGGAATTTCACAAAACATAAACATGAGTACACAACTTTCTTCATGAAACCAGTTAAAAGGGGAAAGATTTTCAAACTATTTAACTCACGTTTCTTGATGACAGTAGGCTTCTTCGTTACTGTCTTGCTCAGTCCTGGTTTAGGAGATGGTTTAGGTTTTATGTTGGGTTTAACAGTTGGTTTAATTTCGGTCTTTGGGAATGGCTTCACTGGTTTTACTCGAGGCTTCATGGTGGGCTTGGGTTTGAGGAGAGGTTTACGTGTGGGTTTGGCATTGATGCTTGGCTTGGGTTTTGGTTTTGGTTTGGGTTTAGGTATGGGCTTGGGTTTGGATGTTGGCATTGGTTTGAGTGTTGGCTTGGGTTTGGGGGTAGGTTTGATGACTGGTTTCATAATAGGTTTTTTCACTGGCAGCTTGGGTGCAGGTTTAACTGGTTTGGGTTTGGATGTGGGCTTGATAGAAGTCTTGGGGGTGGGTCTGCGATAAGAAGGTTTCTTCACCAGTGGTGGCCTTAACACAGTTGTTTTGGGTAGTTTCGGGGTTGGCTTAGGACGAATGACAGGTCGTTTTACAGGTGGTTTTGGTGTTGATTTAGAAATCTGTTTAGTGGTGGGCTTTAAAGTTGGTTTTACAGTTGGCTTTGGAGATGGTTTAGAAGTTGGTTTTAGAGTTGGTTTGATGGGTCTGCTTAGCTTTACAGTTGGTTTCTCCGGCCTGGAGGTGGGATCAGGACGGTGGATGAAGTCACCTCCAGCCGTGGGTGATCGGGACCCACGGGGCACACTGGTGTAGTGAGCCATGAATCCATCTGAAGTCACACTGAGATCAGACACAAACTGGACGAGCAGCTCATTTCCATTCGTCACTATAGTTCTATGTGAAGATGGAAGACAAATTATGTACTTTGagcataatttaaaaaaacaaaagattTAGTTTCTTTTTAACTAATTCTGAGCTATAACCTCACCCTGGGGGTCTGTCTCCACAGAATTTCCCAATTCTTCTAGAGTCATCAGTCTCTCCACCATTAAACAATGCCACATAGTCATAGCGACAGTAGGTATCAGACTCCAAGTCCAACTTTTCAAACTTTACTTCAATCACCTGGAAAAGAGATGGAAACATACACTTTAATACAGAGAATGATGCTTATTCCTGTCTGTCTTTCATAAAATGTGTACAGTGCAGCCACAGGGAGGAGGTGCTGAAGGAGTTTTGACATAAAGAGAGGCATTTACTCCCTCTCTTGCTCTTGGTCCTTTCCTCGTTTCCTCAAGTTCAATCTCTTAGCGtgcatcaacacacctgcagGGACTCAATGAGGTCTTTCATTTGCCTTTCTTCATCTGGTTGCTGACACACATTTCTTATATGTAAACATATTCACACACAAAACCATATGAACATTTCTTTCTGATGGGACCCTTTATAAATTTAGATTGGTTTTCTGCTCCAGTTGTAACAGCCTTTTTACTACATAGCTGCATAGAAGGTCAGACTAACATTTTTGTTCTTCCAACTAATGTAAAAGAATTTTGTTCGCATTCCAAAATAAAGTGTTTGCACGTAATTTCTGGTTTTTGCCTTATACCTAGCATTTTGACTATGACTGCCTTTAGTTTTTTTCATACTTCTCTAACAtctttgttttgagtaaaaaaaacttatgctggtggtggtggtggtggtggtgggggggggggggggctaatccAGCTAGCTAGAAATCTAATGGATTTTCAACGTTTTTTATTGTATGTCTGTGATGCATTCAACTTCCTGGGAAGTGTTAGCCAGAGCTAGCTAAAAACTAATGCACATTTTCATAATCTTGTTGCTTTGCAGATATTTGAGCTTGTATTGTTACAAATCAGCTAGCATTAGCAGCTGACGGAGGGAGCTCTTATGCTTAT contains:
- the pcolceb gene encoding procollagen C-endopeptidase enhancer b isoform X1 is translated as MEDRAWTVGLLAIFLILGRTDAQSQINDTNLRPSFPCGGHLVTDSGIVASEDFPEYYKPNTKCTWYITVPEDHVVMLSFRLFDMEADPTCRYDYLDVYNGHTHSVQKLGRFCGTFRPGALISTSNTMMLDMVSDDATGGRGFLASFNAGKPHMEEDQFCGGRLTKSHGSVKTPNWPNSNYPAGISCSWHISVEPRNVIEVKFEKLDLESDTYCRYDYVALFNGGETDDSRRIGKFCGDRPPGTIVTNGNELLVQFVSDLSVTSDGFMAHYTSVPRGSRSPTAGGDFIHRPDPTSRPEKPTVKLSRPIKPTLKPTSKPSPKPTVKPTLKPTTKQISKSTPKPPVKRPVIRPKPTPKLPKTTVLRPPLVKKPSYRRPTPKTSIKPTSKPKPVKPAPKLPVKKPIMKPVIKPTPKPKPTLKPMPTSKPKPIPKPKPKPKPKPSINAKPTRKPLLKPKPTMKPRVKPVKPFPKTEIKPTVKPNIKPKPSPKPGLSKTVTKKPTVIKKPLPLNPLCTQPCKRTGTLQSNFCPHDFVITGKIISLTAGPSGSATLEVSLIRAYKTGHLNVTKSGPIKSVTLASTCKRCPGLIKGRNYVLMGNVDAQGNGHLSPSSFTLLYQAVHAKALDILTRKPC
- the pcolceb gene encoding procollagen C-endopeptidase enhancer b isoform X2 — its product is MEDRAWTVGLLAIFLILGRTDAQSQINDTNLRPSFPCGGHLVTDSGIVASEDFPEYYKPNTKCTWYITVPEDHVVMLSFRLFDMEADPTCRYDYLDVYNGHTHSVQKLGRFCGTFRPGALISTSNTMMLDMVSDDATGGRGFLASFNAGKPHMEEDQFCGGRLTKSHGSVKTPNWPNSNYPAGISCSWHISVEPRNVIEVKFEKLDLESDTYCRYDYVALFNGGETDDSRRIGKFCGDRPPGTIVTNGNELLVQFVSDLSVTSDGFMAHYTSVPRGSRSPTAGGDFIHRPDPTSRPEKPTVKLSRPIKPTLKPTSKPSPKPTVKPTLKPTTKQISKSTPKPPVKRPVIRPKPTPKLPKTTVLRPPLVKKPSYRRPTPKTSIKPTSKPKPVKPAPKLPVKKPIMKPVIKPTPKPKPTLKPMPTSKPKPIPKPKPKPKPKPSINAKPTRKPLLKPKPTMKPRVKPVKPFPKTEIKPTVKPNIKPKPSPKPGLSKTVTKKPTVIKKPALPLNPLCTQPCKRTGTLQSNFCPHDFVITGKIISLTAGPSGSATLEVSLIRAYKTGHLNVTKSGPIKSVTLASTCKRCPGLIKGRNYVLMGNVDAQGNGHLSPSSFTLLYQAVHAKALDILTRKPC